AACTTTTAGTAGATCAATTAAAAAATAAAATTTAAGCAGCCAGCACATCGTTTTACTTCAGTATTTTTGTACAATGGTTATAATTATTGGCGCCGGACTGTCCGGACTTTTAACAGCGTACAACTTAAAAAAAGAGGGAATACCTTTTAAAATTTTAGAAGCAAGATCAAGAATTGGCGGACGAATAAACACCGTTTTACAAACAAATAATACACCCATTGAGATGGGCGCAACTTGGTTCAGTGCACAACACCAACATTTAATAACACTTTTAGCCGAATTAGAACTTGATTATTTTCAACAGTTCATGGAGGGTACTGTATTTTTTCAACCCTTTTCTACGTCTCCTGCCCAAGCAATTCAGATGCCAAATCAAGCTCCAAGTTATCGAATTTCAGGCGGTAGCTTTCAGCTTATAGAGGCCTTGTACCGAAAACTAAACCAAAAAGATATTCTACTGAACCAGACGGTGAAAGAAATTACATTTCATTATAATACCGTGCAAGTGACGGCCAATGAAACCTTTGAAGCGAACCAAGTAGTTTTGGCGATTCCACCTAAATTATGGGCTAAAAAAATAGTTTTCGAACCTGATTTACCCAACAATGTAATGCAGATTGCACAGCAAACACATACATGGATGGAAGACTCCATTAAAGTTGCACTAACCTATCAGGATCCTTTTTGGGAACAAGAAAAACTATCAGGTACCGTTTTTAGCAATACAGGGCCCATCACAGAACTCTATGACCATTGTAACCACGAGCGTTCTAGCTATGCGCTTTGTGGTTTTATAAATTCATCCTATAAAACCCTAAAAGCTGTAGATAGGCGTGCAGCTGTTATTAGCCAATTAAAAACCGTTTTTGGCGCAAAAGCAGCAGCCTTTATAGCCTATGATGAATGCGTTTGGAGCCAGGAAAAACATACGTTTGAACCTTCAGAAATATCACTATAACCACATCAAAATAATGGAAATCCAGTATTTTCAGCGTCTTATTTCAATAATAAACTACTGATCTCTAGTTCAGAAGCTGCAACAGAATTTGCTGGTTATATGAATGGTGCTGTTTTAGCCGCCCATAAAACTGCAACTAAAATTATCTCAACCATATAATTCAACAGCACTACAAATACTTGCAGTGCTGTTGAATTGGAGCATTAAAACTGCATTTCTAGAGCTCTTAGTTTTACCAGAGCTTCTGATTTTGAGTTTACATTGAGTTTTAGATAGATGTTCTGAATGTGAAAGTTTACAGCACTGGCGGTAATAAATAACTTTTTTGCAATGCTTTTATAGGTTTCACCTTGGCATAGATGGTCTACAATTTGGTTTTCCCGGTCTGAAAAATTAGTATATGATTTTCTATGAAACATAGCGATGACCATTTTTGCAATATCACTGCTCATGGTAGCACCCTCAAACTTTATGGCATCTAAAGCACTATGAAGCCGTTGTTTGGTTACCGGTTTTGTCAAATACCCATTAGCCCTACTTTTAAAAGCTTTTTTAACGAGCTCAAAATCGCTTTGGGTACTTAGCATTATTATTTTAACCTCTTCATCTAGTTTTCTAAAATGAGAGATGGCTTCAATTCCGCCAATATCTGGAATATCAATTTCAGAGACAATAATATCTGGTTTGACATCGTTATAAGCTAATAAAGCATCTTTTACACACGTGTAAATTCCGACTAGTTGATAGGATAAATAGGTCTCAAAATAATAGCGATACGCTTCATGATATTGTAAATCATCATCGAGTATCATGATTTTTAAAATATTTGATTTCATACTATGGGGGTTTTGTTCAGTAGGTTGTTTTTTGCCAAAGCAATAGCCTACTAAAGGATTGGCATTTTTAATTTAATGACCCTAAAGTGCTCAAAAAAAGACACAAAAAACCTGCTTGAAAGTGCTTACTTTCAAAATTTAAGCCATTCGCAAAACACAGAACACATGATGACAAAGTCGCTCATGATCCGTTTGTTAAGAAAGGATTAGCCTTTAAAAGGCTTAGCAGTTGTGCTATTTCAGCACCATAAGGTAGTTAGTTACCTAAGCTAAGGTTTTAAAAGGAGTAGAAAGTTTTTAAAAAATAATTGGAAGAAAATGTTGTGCTTAGCACTAATTTTCGATTGGGATGCGAGGTTAAGTTTAATCTTCATAATTTGGGGGTTTAATGAATTTTAATTTTCGTTCAATACACGATACTATTTTAGTAAAAAAATAAGTCCTCTAATGATAATTATGGGATACTTTTTAACATTAGAGTCTTTAGCTTTTATTAAATGTACTTATTAATTTGATAAAATTAGAATTAAAAGTAGTCTTTTTCCTACTTTTTTAAATTTTTTCGATAAAGTGTTCCCCGTTAAACTATAAGTATTTGTTCTACAGCATGTTAAATAAATAGGTCTTGGTAGACCGTTCATCGAAAATAAAACGGAAGTTCTTATACATAAAGAAACCTGCTAAAATGAAAATCATTTTAGCAGGCCTCAACCTCACCTTTATCCAATTAACTACCTTAATTTTTTAGCCCTTGCCAAGTACTCAAAGCAAATACAATCCTCATTTGAAATCATTGACGAACTATGAGTTTATTCTTTCTCTTCGTTTTTTCGCAATGCTTGTATTCAATTAATCCTCATACATATTCGCCACAGTGGCCGTTGCATTTACATTATCTACTTGCATAATCCATTTTTCATCATTGTATTTCCCGTTTAAGTTAGAAACATAAGCAGTTTCAGCATCTTGTTTGATATCAAAATCAGCTAAATACACATAATACAGACCGTTTTCTTTGTTGTAAAATTGTTTTGCATTTAATCCCTTTTCTTCAAGCTTTTTTATAAAAGCGTTTAAGTATTTCTCTGTCTTATATACATTGGCAATAACATAGTATCCTGATTTCACGCCTATAATATTAGACTGATTTAATACTTCAATGTTTAATTTTTTAAATCCGGTAGTAGCCGATGTATTCACTTTATTCGTTTGAGTAGCGGCGTAACCTGAAGCCTGATGGCCCTCATTCGCTTGCGTTGCTGTACCGTTGTTATTCTTTAAATCACTACGCAATATGCGAACAATTGCTTCGAAACGTTCTTCAAATTGTTGGTTACGAATACTCTCAATAGAGTCTTGTCGTAAGATAAGCTCGTCTAGAATAAGCCGGTTTTCATAGGCTAAAGTATTCTCATTTTCTCCATCAGTACTTGCCATACGGCCTAAACCTGCTCCAGATTCAATAGTTTTTCTACTTTTTGATGGCTTACGGCTAGGCTTTGATGGTGATATACTTTCTATAGCCTCCATACTCTTTTCTGAGTTTTCCTCATCATCGTTGGTGTTTTGCTCTTTTTGATTGGCTATTAATTTTAAAATTTGATCTTCATAATTTCTAATGATGGCATCAACCTTACTATCTTGAGAGTTATCTGCCAAATCTGCAGCGCTATTCTTATTGCTTTTAAACGTATAGGCAACAGATAATTCATGATTCCAACCTAAGTCTGCCACTTCATTAACGACATCTTTTTCCATCAAATACCCTAAAGACATTTTTTTATTGAGGTTAAAACCAAAACCCATAGACAATCCATATTCATCATCAAAAGTACTTTGTAACCAACCGTATTGCGGTAACTCTAAAACCACCGAGCCCACATAGGTTAACTTGTTATCTTGATTTCTACTTACTTGTACAAGCGGCGTTAATTTTCCATTTTCAAATAAGCCTCTTCTAGGGCCTAAAAGATGCGTATACTGTACCGAGGCAGTAATACTTTTATCGCTTAAATTAGTTAAAAAAGCATTAGTAGTTTGGTTGTAGTTTAATAAGTCTTTGGCATATACACTAAAATCGAACTTCCCCACAGATAAAGTAATTCCTGGTTGAATAGCAATTTTACTTTCTTTGGTGGCCGCTGCTAATTCTGGATCCTCTTCTGATGCCACTACCCTATTTCTATCTAAACCGTCACTAAAATAGGTAATGTTTGCACCGAAGGTTAAGCTGCTCGTACTTCCAAGTTGCACTGATCGTGCATAATTTGCATTAAAACCAAACTCCTGAACCACTCCTGACCATTGGCTGTAAATACCAATTCCTAGAGCCGTATTGTTATTTATTTTATTACTGAAACCTATAAAATAATTCTGATTGTTATCTTCAAAAGTACTGTATTGGTTTCGGTGTAAAATATTAAGGTATGATTTTTCCTCGCGCACTAAAGAGAACGTAGGATTGATTAAAAATCGATTAAAAAATAATTGATTGTGATAGGTAGTTTTAGAGCTAAGATCAGTTACCGTTTCCTGAGCGGATACAGTCACCGTACCAAAAGCCATACCTATGACCAAAAAAATGGCTATTTTATATATTCTGAGGGTCGTTAAATAGTTCATAATTGAAAAGATTAAGATTGTTCTACTACTGCATGTTCAGATACTCATACGTGTATCAGCGGAGATCAAAAAAGCTATTCGTTATCTTCAAAAATAGAACTGGAGTAGTTGATCTTTGATTCGGTATTCAAAGCTTCCAAAATGTGATACTCTTTGCGTTTTTGTTTGGCTCTTAAGCTTGGATCATCATAAGCATAAGCAACACGCTGCGTGTTTCCATAGTTTTGTCCTCTTTGTAAAACAACATAACCTGTTTCTTTATCGGTGATGAGCTGAATAGAAAAATCATCTTCCCTACTGTTTATGGGACTTCCAAGGTTGACGGTAGCGCCAACCTTGTTACTTGCCACTTCGACCATATAAACATCTAATCCCCCATAGCCTTGATGTCCATTTGATGCGAAGAAAAGCGATGTCCCTCCCATAATATTCGGATACAAATCGTCCTCGTTTGTATTTACTTTTTGACCTAAGTTTTTAGCGACTCCCATGGCGCCATTTTTTTGAATTGTGGCAACATAAATATCGAACTTACCAAAGGTTCCTGGCATATCTGAAGCAAAAAATAAGCGACTTCCATCCTCAGAAATTGTTGGATGCATAACAGATGCATTTTTTGGACCTAAGGCTACTTCTCCTGTGGTTGTCCAAGTTCCATTGCTATAGTTTGCTTTGAAAATTTTATGCACTAGCTCCTTTTTAGAAAAAACACCATATAATGGTTTTACAGCTACCTGCTTTGTGTAATAGGCTGTATTGCCATCAACGGTCATTGCAATTGGAGACTGGTTTTGAAGGTTTTTTGTGCGATTATTTTCCGAAATCGATTCTTGATTAAATTCTTGTACAGTTTCTTTAGCTACAAAAGCCTCTAATGCTTTTACTTTTTGATTGTTTCCGAAATTAAAATCTTTGAATTTAGCCTGATGCT
The sequence above is drawn from the Cellulophaga sp. Hel_I_12 genome and encodes:
- a CDS encoding PorP/SprF family type IX secretion system membrane protein, with protein sequence MNYLTTLRIYKIAIFLVIGMAFGTVTVSAQETVTDLSSKTTYHNQLFFNRFLINPTFSLVREEKSYLNILHRNQYSTFEDNNQNYFIGFSNKINNNTALGIGIYSQWSGVVQEFGFNANYARSVQLGSTSSLTFGANITYFSDGLDRNRVVASEEDPELAAATKESKIAIQPGITLSVGKFDFSVYAKDLLNYNQTTNAFLTNLSDKSITASVQYTHLLGPRRGLFENGKLTPLVQVSRNQDNKLTYVGSVVLELPQYGWLQSTFDDEYGLSMGFGFNLNKKMSLGYLMEKDVVNEVADLGWNHELSVAYTFKSNKNSAADLADNSQDSKVDAIIRNYEDQILKLIANQKEQNTNDDEENSEKSMEAIESISPSKPSRKPSKSRKTIESGAGLGRMASTDGENENTLAYENRLILDELILRQDSIESIRNQQFEERFEAIVRILRSDLKNNNGTATQANEGHQASGYAATQTNKVNTSATTGFKKLNIEVLNQSNIIGVKSGYYVIANVYKTEKYLNAFIKKLEEKGLNAKQFYNKENGLYYVYLADFDIKQDAETAYVSNLNGKYNDEKWIMQVDNVNATATVANMYED
- a CDS encoding FAD-dependent oxidoreductase encodes the protein MVIIIGAGLSGLLTAYNLKKEGIPFKILEARSRIGGRINTVLQTNNTPIEMGATWFSAQHQHLITLLAELELDYFQQFMEGTVFFQPFSTSPAQAIQMPNQAPSYRISGGSFQLIEALYRKLNQKDILLNQTVKEITFHYNTVQVTANETFEANQVVLAIPPKLWAKKIVFEPDLPNNVMQIAQQTHTWMEDSIKVALTYQDPFWEQEKLSGTVFSNTGPITELYDHCNHERSSYALCGFINSSYKTLKAVDRRAAVISQLKTVFGAKAAAFIAYDECVWSQEKHTFEPSEISL
- a CDS encoding response regulator transcription factor, with amino-acid sequence MKSNILKIMILDDDLQYHEAYRYYFETYLSYQLVGIYTCVKDALLAYNDVKPDIIVSEIDIPDIGGIEAISHFRKLDEEVKIIMLSTQSDFELVKKAFKSRANGYLTKPVTKQRLHSALDAIKFEGATMSSDIAKMVIAMFHRKSYTNFSDRENQIVDHLCQGETYKSIAKKLFITASAVNFHIQNIYLKLNVNSKSEALVKLRALEMQF
- a CDS encoding PD40 domain-containing protein; its protein translation is MKTTNTYNVLFALIIVVVNYSLQAQNSVTKVSDLTSLNETQKRQENYKVLKDLGYNEIAIFEDLGNANFLNKNYETAMYWYTKLFKLSDGNNISKNYYERYQFALKATNNPNLNLASSEKDWVAQVKEDYKIPNKQHQAKFKDFNFGNNQKVKALEAFVAKETVQEFNQESISENNRTKNLQNQSPIAMTVDGNTAYYTKQVAVKPLYGVFSKKELVHKIFKANYSNGTWTTTGEVALGPKNASVMHPTISEDGSRLFFASDMPGTFGKFDIYVATIQKNGAMGVAKNLGQKVNTNEDDLYPNIMGGTSLFFASNGHQGYGGLDVYMVEVASNKVGATVNLGSPINSREDDFSIQLITDKETGYVVLQRGQNYGNTQRVAYAYDDPSLRAKQKRKEYHILEALNTESKINYSSSIFEDNE